One stretch of Euphorbia lathyris chromosome 7, ddEupLath1.1, whole genome shotgun sequence DNA includes these proteins:
- the LOC136235537 gene encoding rho GTPase-activating protein REN1-like isoform X5, with product MIKNRNCLLTVASSSQVASTAEDPVHKIESCWVGTLTIIAVQVLMTFLGIGWTSWKKRWFILTRTSLVFFRSDPSVVPQRGSEVNLTLGGIDLNNSGSVVVKADKRLLTVLFPDGRDGRAFTLKAETSDDLYEWKTALENALSQAPSSALTMGQNGILKNDQTDSADAPFEQSKDKVPAKGLVLGRPVLLALEDVDGSPSFLEKALRFIEEYGIKVEGILRQAAAVDDVEHRIREFEQGKTEFSSTEDAHVIADCVKYFLRELPSSPVPASCCNALLEAFRKSVGRDRSNRVNNMRVAILETFPEPNRRLLERILLMMQLVASHKSENRMSTSAVAACMAPLLLRPLLAGECEIENDFDMGGDGSIQLLQAAAAANHAQAIVITLLEEYDKIFGIVQEAVMSPGLYSDSEECESEDEEVTDDDESYEDDDQDDVYTDDDLNDASTGTVSDDDHLLEDKMQGGDDLRSLSKPPKVANDSKFGELSNSVQTSLPSPHHVARDKNFLGQSKNNLTMQTIESDEIISDNEQTGDPSACIQKNRSMSNGPVHEIRSPTHWGRLPAKKNLSLGSVDFSSGDEDEIAKLEATKTELQQRISEEVKGNEALQTSLGQKKKVLHERRLVLEQDVARLQEELQRERDKRAVLERGLSKSDGPVPPGVDEKIMAEVDEINHMEADVTNLEQKVDDLNLQLNQQREQNNSSSHEQSKHPSQNQQPDPAPNSDSKSSTNSRSSTNSKRSSLRSEGVNSTASALSKLTTRLNFLKERRVQLSTAPTVGSPVHRGSDTGQAPRTADKSQGPEVRVVQNSDRGRGSEGSRSDKGLRTEGQSHKN from the exons ATGATAAAAAACAGAAACTGTTTGCTGACAGTAGCCTCATCCTCCCAAGTGGCGTCTACTGCGGAGGATCCAGTCCATAAGATTGAGAGTTGCTGGGTTGGAACTCTAACAATCATTGCAGTTCAAGTGTTAATGACTTTTTTAG GAATCGGATGGACTTCATGGAAGAAAAGGTGGTTTATTCTAACCCGAACATCACTTGTTTTCTTCAGAAGTGATCCT AGTGTCGTTCCTCAAAGAGGGAGTGAAGTAAACTTAACCCTTGGTGGTATTGACCTCAACAATTCAGGCAG TGTGGTTGTAAAGGCAGACAAAAGACTCTTGACTGTTCTCTTTCCTGATGGTCGGGATGGCCGAGCTTTCACTCTAAAG GCTGAAACGTCAGACGATTTATATGAGTGGAAGACTGCCCTTGAGAATGCTCTATCGCAAGCACCAAGTTCTGCACTCACGATGGGGCAAAATGGTATCTTGAAGAATGACCAAACTGATAGTGCTGATGCTCCTTTCGAACAGT CAAAGGACAAAGTGCCCGCGAAAGGTTTGGTCCTCGGCAGGCCAGTTTTGCTTGCTCTAGAAGATGTTGATGGATCTCCTTCTTTTCTAGAAAAGGCTCTTAGATTTATAGAAGAGTACG GAATCAAGGTAGAAGGAATCTTGCGACAAGCTGCAGCTGTTGATGATGTTGAGCATCGAATTCGAGAATTTGAACAGG GAAAAACAGAGTTTTCGTCAACTGAAGATGCACACGTGATCGCTGATTGTGTCAAG TATTTCTTGCGGGAGTTGCCATCTTCTCCTGTCCCTGCATCTTGCTGCAATGCACTTCTAGAAGCATTTCGTAAGTCTGTTG GAAGAGATCGTAGCAATCGAGTTAATAACATGCGAGTGGCAATATTGGAAACTTTCCCTGAGCCAAACCGTCGATTATTGGAAAG AATTCTATTGATGATGCAACTTGTGGCTTCTCACAAATCTGAGAACCGAATGAGCACGTCAGCTGTTGCTGCTTGTATGGCACCCCTACTTCTTCGTCCCCTTTTAGCTGGTGAAtgtgaaattgaaaatgattttGATATGGGAGGTGATGGTTCCATTCAACTTCTGCAAGCAGCCGCTGCAGCTAATCATGCTCAAGCCATTGTGATAACCTTATTGGAGGAGTATGACAAGATATTTGGT ATTGTCCAGGAAGCTGTCATGTCCCCTGGACTATACTCTGATTCAGAAGAATGTGAAAGTGAGGATGAGGAGGTAACAGATGATGATGAGTCCTACGAAGACGATGATCAGGATGATGTGTACACTGATGATGATCTCAACGATGCATCAACTGGAACTGTGAGTGATGATGATCATCTTCTTGAAGATAAG ATGCAGGGTGGCGATGATCTTAGATCTCTTTCCAAGCCCCCTAAAGTAGCTAATGATTCTAAATTTGGGGAGTTGTCAAATTCAGTTCAAACTTCATTACCTTCACCCCATCATGTAGCAAGGGATAAGAATTTCCTGGGACAAAGTAAGAATAATTTGACAATGCAAACAATTGAGTCTGATGAAATTATATCGGACAATGAGCAAACTGGGGATCCATCTGCATGCATTCAAAAAAATAGGAGCATGTCCAATGGACCTGTGCATGAAATTAGGTCTCCAACCCATTGGGGACGTTTGCCT GCAAAGAAGAACCTTTCTTTGGGATCTGTTGATTTTTCGTCCGGTGATGA AGATGAAATTGCAAAGCTGGAGGCAACAAAAACTGAATTACAACAAAGAATTTCTGAAGAG GTTAAAGGTAACGAAGCTCTGCAAACCAGCTTGGGACAAAAAAAGAAAGTGCTGCATGAGCGACGTCTAGTACTTGAGCAAGAT GTAGCAAGACTTCAGGAAGAGCTGCAAAGGGAGAGAGATAAGAGAGCTGTTCTGGAAAGGGGACTTAGCAAATCTGATGGACCTGTTCCTCCTGGAGTTGATGAAAAA ATTATGGCCGAGGTTGATGAAATAAATCATATGGAGGCAGATGTAACCAATTTGGAGCAGAAGGTTGATGATCTTAATTTGCAGTTGAATCAACAGCGAGAGCAAAATAACAGCTCCTCCCATGAACAAAGCAAGCATCCATCTCAAAACCAGCAGCCAGATCCAGCGCCTAATAGCGACTCCAAAAGTTCAACCAACTCCAGAAGTTCAACGAATTCCAAGAGGTCTAGCTTAAGGAGTGAG GGAGTGAATTCTACTGCTTCTGCGCTGTCAAAGTTGACAACTCGACTCAATTTTCTGAAAGAGCGACGCGTGCAACTCAGTACAGCTCCGACGGTGGGAAGTCCTGTACATAGAGGATCAGACACTGGTCAGGCACCCCGAACAGCAGACAAGAGCCAAGGTCCTGAAGTTCGTGTAGTTCAAAATTCAGACAGAGGCAGAGGATCAGAAGGCTCTCGTTCTGACAAAGGGCTGAGGACAGAAGGTCAATCacataaaaattaa
- the LOC136235537 gene encoding rho GTPase-activating protein REN1-like isoform X2 — MTINKAANTESSQGDVGAPRTPPGHPPQGPYENVRYRTGNTVLKSGPLFISSKGIGWTSWKKRWFILTRTSLVFFRSDPSVVPQRGSEVNLTLGGIDLNNSGSVVVKADKRLLTVLFPDGRDGRAFTLKAETSDDLYEWKTALENALSQAPSSALTMGQNGILKNDQTDSADAPFEQSKDKVPAKGLVLGRPVLLALEDVDGSPSFLEKALRFIEEYGIKVEGILRQAAAVDDVEHRIREFEQGKTEFSSTEDAHVIADCVKYFLRELPSSPVPASCCNALLEAFRKSVGRDRSNRVNNMRVAILETFPEPNRRLLERILLMMQLVASHKSENRMSTSAVAACMAPLLLRPLLAGECEIENDFDMGGDGSIQLLQAAAAANHAQAIVITLLEEYDKIFGIVQEAVMSPGLYSDSEECESEDEEVTDDDESYEDDDQDDVYTDDDLNDASTGTVSDDDHLLEDKGGDDLRSLSKPPKVANDSKFGELSNSVQTSLPSPHHVARDKNFLGQSKNNLTMQTIESDEIISDNEQTGDPSACIQKNRSMSNGPVHEIRSPTHWGRLPAKKNLSLGSVDFSSGDEDEIAKLEATKTELQQRISEEVKGNEALQTSLGQKKKVLHERRLVLEQDVARLQEELQRERDKRAVLERGLSKSDGPVPPGVDEKIMAEVDEINHMEADVTNLEQKVDDLNLQLNQQREQNNSSSHEQSKHPSQNQQPDPAPNSDSKSSTNSRSSTNSKRSSLRSEGVNSTASALSKLTTRLNFLKERRVQLSTAPTVGSPVHRGSDTGQAPRTADKSQGPEVRVVQNSDRGRGSEGSRSDKGLRTEGQSHKN; from the exons ATGACCATTAATAAAGCCGCTAACACAGAATCGTCTCAG GGAGATGTCGGTGCTCCTCGAACTCCTCCAGGTCATCCGCCTCAGGGACCGTACGAAAATGTTCGTTATCGTACTGGAAATAcg GTTTTAAAGAGCGGGCCACTTTTTATATCATCTAAAG GAATCGGATGGACTTCATGGAAGAAAAGGTGGTTTATTCTAACCCGAACATCACTTGTTTTCTTCAGAAGTGATCCT AGTGTCGTTCCTCAAAGAGGGAGTGAAGTAAACTTAACCCTTGGTGGTATTGACCTCAACAATTCAGGCAG TGTGGTTGTAAAGGCAGACAAAAGACTCTTGACTGTTCTCTTTCCTGATGGTCGGGATGGCCGAGCTTTCACTCTAAAG GCTGAAACGTCAGACGATTTATATGAGTGGAAGACTGCCCTTGAGAATGCTCTATCGCAAGCACCAAGTTCTGCACTCACGATGGGGCAAAATGGTATCTTGAAGAATGACCAAACTGATAGTGCTGATGCTCCTTTCGAACAGT CAAAGGACAAAGTGCCCGCGAAAGGTTTGGTCCTCGGCAGGCCAGTTTTGCTTGCTCTAGAAGATGTTGATGGATCTCCTTCTTTTCTAGAAAAGGCTCTTAGATTTATAGAAGAGTACG GAATCAAGGTAGAAGGAATCTTGCGACAAGCTGCAGCTGTTGATGATGTTGAGCATCGAATTCGAGAATTTGAACAGG GAAAAACAGAGTTTTCGTCAACTGAAGATGCACACGTGATCGCTGATTGTGTCAAG TATTTCTTGCGGGAGTTGCCATCTTCTCCTGTCCCTGCATCTTGCTGCAATGCACTTCTAGAAGCATTTCGTAAGTCTGTTG GAAGAGATCGTAGCAATCGAGTTAATAACATGCGAGTGGCAATATTGGAAACTTTCCCTGAGCCAAACCGTCGATTATTGGAAAG AATTCTATTGATGATGCAACTTGTGGCTTCTCACAAATCTGAGAACCGAATGAGCACGTCAGCTGTTGCTGCTTGTATGGCACCCCTACTTCTTCGTCCCCTTTTAGCTGGTGAAtgtgaaattgaaaatgattttGATATGGGAGGTGATGGTTCCATTCAACTTCTGCAAGCAGCCGCTGCAGCTAATCATGCTCAAGCCATTGTGATAACCTTATTGGAGGAGTATGACAAGATATTTGGT ATTGTCCAGGAAGCTGTCATGTCCCCTGGACTATACTCTGATTCAGAAGAATGTGAAAGTGAGGATGAGGAGGTAACAGATGATGATGAGTCCTACGAAGACGATGATCAGGATGATGTGTACACTGATGATGATCTCAACGATGCATCAACTGGAACTGTGAGTGATGATGATCATCTTCTTGAAGATAAG GGTGGCGATGATCTTAGATCTCTTTCCAAGCCCCCTAAAGTAGCTAATGATTCTAAATTTGGGGAGTTGTCAAATTCAGTTCAAACTTCATTACCTTCACCCCATCATGTAGCAAGGGATAAGAATTTCCTGGGACAAAGTAAGAATAATTTGACAATGCAAACAATTGAGTCTGATGAAATTATATCGGACAATGAGCAAACTGGGGATCCATCTGCATGCATTCAAAAAAATAGGAGCATGTCCAATGGACCTGTGCATGAAATTAGGTCTCCAACCCATTGGGGACGTTTGCCT GCAAAGAAGAACCTTTCTTTGGGATCTGTTGATTTTTCGTCCGGTGATGA AGATGAAATTGCAAAGCTGGAGGCAACAAAAACTGAATTACAACAAAGAATTTCTGAAGAG GTTAAAGGTAACGAAGCTCTGCAAACCAGCTTGGGACAAAAAAAGAAAGTGCTGCATGAGCGACGTCTAGTACTTGAGCAAGAT GTAGCAAGACTTCAGGAAGAGCTGCAAAGGGAGAGAGATAAGAGAGCTGTTCTGGAAAGGGGACTTAGCAAATCTGATGGACCTGTTCCTCCTGGAGTTGATGAAAAA ATTATGGCCGAGGTTGATGAAATAAATCATATGGAGGCAGATGTAACCAATTTGGAGCAGAAGGTTGATGATCTTAATTTGCAGTTGAATCAACAGCGAGAGCAAAATAACAGCTCCTCCCATGAACAAAGCAAGCATCCATCTCAAAACCAGCAGCCAGATCCAGCGCCTAATAGCGACTCCAAAAGTTCAACCAACTCCAGAAGTTCAACGAATTCCAAGAGGTCTAGCTTAAGGAGTGAG GGAGTGAATTCTACTGCTTCTGCGCTGTCAAAGTTGACAACTCGACTCAATTTTCTGAAAGAGCGACGCGTGCAACTCAGTACAGCTCCGACGGTGGGAAGTCCTGTACATAGAGGATCAGACACTGGTCAGGCACCCCGAACAGCAGACAAGAGCCAAGGTCCTGAAGTTCGTGTAGTTCAAAATTCAGACAGAGGCAGAGGATCAGAAGGCTCTCGTTCTGACAAAGGGCTGAGGACAGAAGGTCAATCacataaaaattaa
- the LOC136235537 gene encoding rho GTPase-activating protein REN1-like isoform X7 translates to MTINKAANTESSQGDVGAPRTPPGHPPQGPYENVLKSGPLFISSKGIGWTSWKKRWFILTRTSLVFFRSDPSVVPQRGSEVNLTLGGIDLNNSGSVVVKADKRLLTVLFPDGRDGRAFTLKAETSDDLYEWKTALENALSQAPSSALTMGQNGILKNDQTDSADAPFEQSKDKVPAKGLVLGRPVLLALEDVDGSPSFLEKALRFIEEYGIKVEGILRQAAAVDDVEHRIREFEQGKTEFSSTEDAHVIADCVKYFLRELPSSPVPASCCNALLEAFRKSVGRDRSNRVNNMRVAILETFPEPNRRLLERILLMMQLVASHKSENRMSTSAVAACMAPLLLRPLLAGECEIENDFDMGGDGSIQLLQAAAAANHAQAIVITLLEEYDKIFGIVQEAVMSPGLYSDSEECESEDEEVTDDDESYEDDDQDDVYTDDDLNDASTGTVSDDDHLLEDKMQGGDDLRSLSKPPKVANDSKFGELSNSVQTSLPSPHHVARDKNFLGQSKNNLTMQTIESDEIISDNEQTGDPSACIQKNRSMSNGPVHEIRSPTHWGRLPAKKNLSLGSVDFSSGDEDEIAKLEATKTELQQRISEEVKGNEALQTSLGQKKKVLHERRLVLEQDVARLQEELQRERDKRAVLERGLSKSDGPVPPGVDEKIMAEVDEINHMEADVTNLEQKVDDLNLQLNQQREQNNSSSHEQSKHPSQNQQPDPAPNSDSKSSTNSRSSTNSKRSSLRSEGVNSTASALSKLTTRLNFLKERRVQLSTAPTVGSPVHRGSDTGQAPRTADKSQGPEVRVVQNSDRGRGSEGSRSDKGLRTEGQSHKN, encoded by the exons ATGACCATTAATAAAGCCGCTAACACAGAATCGTCTCAG GGAGATGTCGGTGCTCCTCGAACTCCTCCAGGTCATCCGCCTCAGGGACCGTACGAAAAT GTTTTAAAGAGCGGGCCACTTTTTATATCATCTAAAG GAATCGGATGGACTTCATGGAAGAAAAGGTGGTTTATTCTAACCCGAACATCACTTGTTTTCTTCAGAAGTGATCCT AGTGTCGTTCCTCAAAGAGGGAGTGAAGTAAACTTAACCCTTGGTGGTATTGACCTCAACAATTCAGGCAG TGTGGTTGTAAAGGCAGACAAAAGACTCTTGACTGTTCTCTTTCCTGATGGTCGGGATGGCCGAGCTTTCACTCTAAAG GCTGAAACGTCAGACGATTTATATGAGTGGAAGACTGCCCTTGAGAATGCTCTATCGCAAGCACCAAGTTCTGCACTCACGATGGGGCAAAATGGTATCTTGAAGAATGACCAAACTGATAGTGCTGATGCTCCTTTCGAACAGT CAAAGGACAAAGTGCCCGCGAAAGGTTTGGTCCTCGGCAGGCCAGTTTTGCTTGCTCTAGAAGATGTTGATGGATCTCCTTCTTTTCTAGAAAAGGCTCTTAGATTTATAGAAGAGTACG GAATCAAGGTAGAAGGAATCTTGCGACAAGCTGCAGCTGTTGATGATGTTGAGCATCGAATTCGAGAATTTGAACAGG GAAAAACAGAGTTTTCGTCAACTGAAGATGCACACGTGATCGCTGATTGTGTCAAG TATTTCTTGCGGGAGTTGCCATCTTCTCCTGTCCCTGCATCTTGCTGCAATGCACTTCTAGAAGCATTTCGTAAGTCTGTTG GAAGAGATCGTAGCAATCGAGTTAATAACATGCGAGTGGCAATATTGGAAACTTTCCCTGAGCCAAACCGTCGATTATTGGAAAG AATTCTATTGATGATGCAACTTGTGGCTTCTCACAAATCTGAGAACCGAATGAGCACGTCAGCTGTTGCTGCTTGTATGGCACCCCTACTTCTTCGTCCCCTTTTAGCTGGTGAAtgtgaaattgaaaatgattttGATATGGGAGGTGATGGTTCCATTCAACTTCTGCAAGCAGCCGCTGCAGCTAATCATGCTCAAGCCATTGTGATAACCTTATTGGAGGAGTATGACAAGATATTTGGT ATTGTCCAGGAAGCTGTCATGTCCCCTGGACTATACTCTGATTCAGAAGAATGTGAAAGTGAGGATGAGGAGGTAACAGATGATGATGAGTCCTACGAAGACGATGATCAGGATGATGTGTACACTGATGATGATCTCAACGATGCATCAACTGGAACTGTGAGTGATGATGATCATCTTCTTGAAGATAAG ATGCAGGGTGGCGATGATCTTAGATCTCTTTCCAAGCCCCCTAAAGTAGCTAATGATTCTAAATTTGGGGAGTTGTCAAATTCAGTTCAAACTTCATTACCTTCACCCCATCATGTAGCAAGGGATAAGAATTTCCTGGGACAAAGTAAGAATAATTTGACAATGCAAACAATTGAGTCTGATGAAATTATATCGGACAATGAGCAAACTGGGGATCCATCTGCATGCATTCAAAAAAATAGGAGCATGTCCAATGGACCTGTGCATGAAATTAGGTCTCCAACCCATTGGGGACGTTTGCCT GCAAAGAAGAACCTTTCTTTGGGATCTGTTGATTTTTCGTCCGGTGATGA AGATGAAATTGCAAAGCTGGAGGCAACAAAAACTGAATTACAACAAAGAATTTCTGAAGAG GTTAAAGGTAACGAAGCTCTGCAAACCAGCTTGGGACAAAAAAAGAAAGTGCTGCATGAGCGACGTCTAGTACTTGAGCAAGAT GTAGCAAGACTTCAGGAAGAGCTGCAAAGGGAGAGAGATAAGAGAGCTGTTCTGGAAAGGGGACTTAGCAAATCTGATGGACCTGTTCCTCCTGGAGTTGATGAAAAA ATTATGGCCGAGGTTGATGAAATAAATCATATGGAGGCAGATGTAACCAATTTGGAGCAGAAGGTTGATGATCTTAATTTGCAGTTGAATCAACAGCGAGAGCAAAATAACAGCTCCTCCCATGAACAAAGCAAGCATCCATCTCAAAACCAGCAGCCAGATCCAGCGCCTAATAGCGACTCCAAAAGTTCAACCAACTCCAGAAGTTCAACGAATTCCAAGAGGTCTAGCTTAAGGAGTGAG GGAGTGAATTCTACTGCTTCTGCGCTGTCAAAGTTGACAACTCGACTCAATTTTCTGAAAGAGCGACGCGTGCAACTCAGTACAGCTCCGACGGTGGGAAGTCCTGTACATAGAGGATCAGACACTGGTCAGGCACCCCGAACAGCAGACAAGAGCCAAGGTCCTGAAGTTCGTGTAGTTCAAAATTCAGACAGAGGCAGAGGATCAGAAGGCTCTCGTTCTGACAAAGGGCTGAGGACAGAAGGTCAATCacataaaaattaa
- the LOC136235537 gene encoding rho GTPase-activating protein REN1-like isoform X6 codes for MTINKAANTESSQGDVGAPRTPPGHPPQGPYENVRYRTGNTVLKSGPLFISSKGIGWTSWKKRWFILTRTSLVFFRSDPSVVPQRGSEVNLTLGGIDLNNSGSVVVKADKRLLTVLFPDGRDGRAFTLKAETSDDLYEWKTALENALSQAPSSALTMGQNGILKNDQTDSADAPFEQSKDKVPAKGLVLGRPVLLALEDVDGSPSFLEKALRFIEEYGIKVEGILRQAAAVDDVEHRIREFEQGKTEFSSTEDAHVIADCVKYFLRELPSSPVPASCCNALLEAFRRDRSNRVNNMRVAILETFPEPNRRLLERILLMMQLVASHKSENRMSTSAVAACMAPLLLRPLLAGECEIENDFDMGGDGSIQLLQAAAAANHAQAIVITLLEEYDKIFGEAVMSPGLYSDSEECESEDEEVTDDDESYEDDDQDDVYTDDDLNDASTGTVSDDDHLLEDKMQGGDDLRSLSKPPKVANDSKFGELSNSVQTSLPSPHHVARDKNFLGQSKNNLTMQTIESDEIISDNEQTGDPSACIQKNRSMSNGPVHEIRSPTHWGRLPAKKNLSLGSVDFSSGDEDEIAKLEATKTELQQRISEEVKGNEALQTSLGQKKKVLHERRLVLEQDVARLQEELQRERDKRAVLERGLSKSDGPVPPGVDEKIMAEVDEINHMEADVTNLEQKVDDLNLQLNQQREQNNSSSHEQSKHPSQNQQPDPAPNSDSKSSTNSRSSTNSKRSSLRSEGVNSTASALSKLTTRLNFLKERRVQLSTAPTVGSPVHRGSDTGQAPRTADKSQGPEVRVVQNSDRGRGSEGSRSDKGLRTEGQSHKN; via the exons ATGACCATTAATAAAGCCGCTAACACAGAATCGTCTCAG GGAGATGTCGGTGCTCCTCGAACTCCTCCAGGTCATCCGCCTCAGGGACCGTACGAAAATGTTCGTTATCGTACTGGAAATAcg GTTTTAAAGAGCGGGCCACTTTTTATATCATCTAAAG GAATCGGATGGACTTCATGGAAGAAAAGGTGGTTTATTCTAACCCGAACATCACTTGTTTTCTTCAGAAGTGATCCT AGTGTCGTTCCTCAAAGAGGGAGTGAAGTAAACTTAACCCTTGGTGGTATTGACCTCAACAATTCAGGCAG TGTGGTTGTAAAGGCAGACAAAAGACTCTTGACTGTTCTCTTTCCTGATGGTCGGGATGGCCGAGCTTTCACTCTAAAG GCTGAAACGTCAGACGATTTATATGAGTGGAAGACTGCCCTTGAGAATGCTCTATCGCAAGCACCAAGTTCTGCACTCACGATGGGGCAAAATGGTATCTTGAAGAATGACCAAACTGATAGTGCTGATGCTCCTTTCGAACAGT CAAAGGACAAAGTGCCCGCGAAAGGTTTGGTCCTCGGCAGGCCAGTTTTGCTTGCTCTAGAAGATGTTGATGGATCTCCTTCTTTTCTAGAAAAGGCTCTTAGATTTATAGAAGAGTACG GAATCAAGGTAGAAGGAATCTTGCGACAAGCTGCAGCTGTTGATGATGTTGAGCATCGAATTCGAGAATTTGAACAGG GAAAAACAGAGTTTTCGTCAACTGAAGATGCACACGTGATCGCTGATTGTGTCAAG TATTTCTTGCGGGAGTTGCCATCTTCTCCTGTCCCTGCATCTTGCTGCAATGCACTTCTAGAAGCATTTC GAAGAGATCGTAGCAATCGAGTTAATAACATGCGAGTGGCAATATTGGAAACTTTCCCTGAGCCAAACCGTCGATTATTGGAAAG AATTCTATTGATGATGCAACTTGTGGCTTCTCACAAATCTGAGAACCGAATGAGCACGTCAGCTGTTGCTGCTTGTATGGCACCCCTACTTCTTCGTCCCCTTTTAGCTGGTGAAtgtgaaattgaaaatgattttGATATGGGAGGTGATGGTTCCATTCAACTTCTGCAAGCAGCCGCTGCAGCTAATCATGCTCAAGCCATTGTGATAACCTTATTGGAGGAGTATGACAAGATATTTGGT GAAGCTGTCATGTCCCCTGGACTATACTCTGATTCAGAAGAATGTGAAAGTGAGGATGAGGAGGTAACAGATGATGATGAGTCCTACGAAGACGATGATCAGGATGATGTGTACACTGATGATGATCTCAACGATGCATCAACTGGAACTGTGAGTGATGATGATCATCTTCTTGAAGATAAG ATGCAGGGTGGCGATGATCTTAGATCTCTTTCCAAGCCCCCTAAAGTAGCTAATGATTCTAAATTTGGGGAGTTGTCAAATTCAGTTCAAACTTCATTACCTTCACCCCATCATGTAGCAAGGGATAAGAATTTCCTGGGACAAAGTAAGAATAATTTGACAATGCAAACAATTGAGTCTGATGAAATTATATCGGACAATGAGCAAACTGGGGATCCATCTGCATGCATTCAAAAAAATAGGAGCATGTCCAATGGACCTGTGCATGAAATTAGGTCTCCAACCCATTGGGGACGTTTGCCT GCAAAGAAGAACCTTTCTTTGGGATCTGTTGATTTTTCGTCCGGTGATGA AGATGAAATTGCAAAGCTGGAGGCAACAAAAACTGAATTACAACAAAGAATTTCTGAAGAG GTTAAAGGTAACGAAGCTCTGCAAACCAGCTTGGGACAAAAAAAGAAAGTGCTGCATGAGCGACGTCTAGTACTTGAGCAAGAT GTAGCAAGACTTCAGGAAGAGCTGCAAAGGGAGAGAGATAAGAGAGCTGTTCTGGAAAGGGGACTTAGCAAATCTGATGGACCTGTTCCTCCTGGAGTTGATGAAAAA ATTATGGCCGAGGTTGATGAAATAAATCATATGGAGGCAGATGTAACCAATTTGGAGCAGAAGGTTGATGATCTTAATTTGCAGTTGAATCAACAGCGAGAGCAAAATAACAGCTCCTCCCATGAACAAAGCAAGCATCCATCTCAAAACCAGCAGCCAGATCCAGCGCCTAATAGCGACTCCAAAAGTTCAACCAACTCCAGAAGTTCAACGAATTCCAAGAGGTCTAGCTTAAGGAGTGAG GGAGTGAATTCTACTGCTTCTGCGCTGTCAAAGTTGACAACTCGACTCAATTTTCTGAAAGAGCGACGCGTGCAACTCAGTACAGCTCCGACGGTGGGAAGTCCTGTACATAGAGGATCAGACACTGGTCAGGCACCCCGAACAGCAGACAAGAGCCAAGGTCCTGAAGTTCGTGTAGTTCAAAATTCAGACAGAGGCAGAGGATCAGAAGGCTCTCGTTCTGACAAAGGGCTGAGGACAGAAGGTCAATCacataaaaattaa